A DNA window from Streptomyces sp. CA-278952 contains the following coding sequences:
- a CDS encoding DUF5999 family protein codes for MCQHQPPCPTADSPDREAARLTAHHPEQGWSLLCNGVLLFEDTGELLPDGQIIAPHRPLATGRVVKAA; via the coding sequence ATGTGCCAGCACCAGCCACCCTGCCCCACCGCCGATTCACCCGACCGGGAGGCCGCCCGTCTGACGGCCCACCACCCCGAACAGGGGTGGAGCCTCTTGTGCAACGGCGTCCTGCTCTTCGAGGACACCGGCGAACTGCTGCCCGACGGGCAGATCATCGCCCCGCACCGGCCGCTGGCAACCGGCCGCGTGGTGAAGGCCGCCTGA